Genomic segment of Gloeocapsa sp. PCC 7428:
AAATTACACCATCAACAACCTTACTTAAAATAGAGGCATCAGCAGCAATGCTTAAAGGTGGAGTATCAATGATGAGATAATCATATTGTTTTGCATATTGCGTAATTAAGGCAGACATACTTCGAGAATCAATTAAAATACTTAAGTCTGATTCAGAAGTACCTGTTGTGAGCACGTCTATATTTTTTGCAACTGGCTGAATAGCCTTCTTATTAACTCCAATACGTTTGGCGATCGTATTCATCAACCCGATGTGATTAGCAATCTCCCAGATCTGATGCTGAGACGGATGACGTAGATCAGCATCAATAATTAACACCTTATAATTAAGCAATGCCATCACTGCTGCTAAATTCGCACAAGTAGTAGATTTACCCTCCTTAGGGGCAGAACTTGTTACTAAAATGACTCTAGACGAGCGCTCCAACGAAGGAGGAAACTTGAGATTAGCTAGCAGCATTCGATAGCTTTCAGTGACAAATGATCGCGGTTCAGCTAGTACGGGAACTTGCCATTCTTCACGTTCTGTCTGAGAGTCATTATGGAAAAGTGGAATTGTGCCAAGTAATTTATATTCAAAAATTTCACGAGCTTCTTTAGCAGTCTTAATCCTTTTATCGGTAAGCTCTAAAAGATAGACAATAGCTCCAGCAATCATCAGCCCTGCTAAGCTTCCAGCGGCTAATGCGGATGTATTACTAGCATTTATAGCTCCTGAAGGAACTTGAGCATATTCAATAATGCGGACGTTACCGACTGTCCGGTTTTCGATAACTTTAATTTCTTGTAGACTTCTCAGGAGGGCTTCATAAGTAGATTGCGCAGCAGATAACTCGCGTTCTAATTCACGTTGTTGCTGTTCTAATTTTGGTAAATGAGTTGCTTTTTGCAGATAAGCTTCTTGTTGCTGAGTTAAAGTGGCTTGTTGCGAAATTAAGCCTTGGCGCTCAACCTCGGCTGCAATTAAATCAGAAATCAGTTCCTGCTGAATTTCTCCTACCTGTAACTGACTGTTATTCAGCGCTTGACCTTGCAAAACTTGATTAATTTGCGTTTGCAGTAATTGTTTAAATCGTGCTTCTCGCTCTTGTAGAGAATCAAGAATGGGATGATCGTCTCGATAGCGCGATCGCGCATCGGTGATCTGGCGCTGGACAGTTTGGAGTTCGGTTAATATTCCTTGGATTGCTGACGACTGGCTAATCTTGGCGATCGTCATTGCTTGCTGGGGAGTCATTCCCAGTTGGCGCTGAAGGCTTTGCGCCCGGGAATTTAAATCGACAAGTTGCGCTTCCACAGTATCAATCTGCGATCCAACACGTTCGATGTTTGCTGCTAGTGCTGTTTGCGATTGCTCAATATTCGTAAGTTGGTTTTTTTCCTTAAAGTTGCGTACAGCTAAATCGGCACGTTGCAAGTTTGCCTTGACTTTCGGAAGCTGTGCTGTAATGAAGTTACCTGCTGAAATTGCAGCTGCACGGTTATTTAATAAATTTTTGTTGACATAAATATTCATCAATTGGTTGACAACCAAAGCGGCTTGCGCAGGATCTTCGCCGCGATACACAACTTGCAGAATCTCTGTTCCTTCAACATCAACGATATCTAAGCCTTGTCGCAGGCTTTCTAAGCTTAAGGCTGTGTTCTGGGAAGCTTCGTTGATCTGCTCTAAAGCTTGTTGCAAGATCGGCACAGAACGGATGACTTTTGCTTCGGTTGCTAGTGATGTGTCGTTCTGAGTTGTTGGATTTGCCTGCGTCGCCGATTGCAAGCCAATCAATGATGAGCTTCGATCTTGTCTAAAGAGTAGCTCTCCTTGTGCTTGATAAATAGGCACCCTTGATAACGTATGTAGATAAGTAATACCCATGACAGTGCCAAACGCAGCAACAGCAGGAAGCCAACGACGTTTGAGAATGCACCAGTATTTATGAAGGTCGAGTTCTGTTACTTCCATTTATCAGCCAAAATGATAGTTGCAGTTGCTTTTTACGCTATTTTTGAATTCACGCTTACCCAAATCCAACGTTGCTAACAAGCACCAACGCCGAAGATCACTCGAGGAATCGTAAGCAGGATAATTTTGAGGTCTCGGTAAAGGCTCCAATTGCGTAAGTACTCTAGATCGATCTCATTGACAACATCTAACTCTAAAAGGTGCGATCGCGCTCGAACTTGCCATTCTCCAGTGATTCCTGGTAAAGCATTGAGTCTCTTTTGCCCGTCAGGACTCAAGCGCAGTGCATCATATAACGCCCACGGGCGCGGTCCTACCAAACTCATTTCTCCCCGTAATACGTTAATGAGTTGCGGTAACTCATCTAAGCTTAGTTTGCGCATCCAACGCCCAATGGGTGTAATGCGAGGATCGTGCTTCAGCTTGTGTAATCCCTGCTGATTCTTCATGACTTGATGATGTTGCATTTCAGCATCTGCAACCATCGTGCGAAATTTAAAGATGCGGAATAACTGACCACTTTGCCCGACACGCCACTGCTGAAAGAAAATTGGTCCAGGCGAATAAAGCCGCACTAGCAACATGAGTACTAATAGCAAAGGACTTAGTAGCATCAACAACAACGCCGCCGCACTAAAATCTGCGAGGCGCTTGCACAGCCAAGGAAATGAGTTGTCATGTTGATACAACGCTTCCATCACGGGTATACGTAGAAATACAGGCTTTCGTGCTTGCGCGGCTGCATCTGCCCATAACCCTAGTTGCGCTTCACCGATTTGTGGATTCAGGCACACTTTTTTTACTGCCGAACCTTCTAGGGACTCTACAATGTACTGCCTGATTTCGGATGTTGGTAGAGAAAACTCTTGAAATTGCTCGATTGTCAATTGTCCTTGAACTGATTGTGATTGACGGCGCGGAGAATTAAGTTGAATTCGCCTAGGCTGATTTAAAATAGATAACTTACTATCTACGGCTTTATATTTGAGCATATCTTTATTCTTATAAACTCAAGCTACCGATAACACTTCACTTGGCTCAGTTTAGTTAAATTGCGTGCAAGCCTCAAACATCAATGCTCAAAAACGGCTTGGTGTACCGTATACAGACCACATGACGAGCGATCGCATCGTTAAACTAATTTAAGTACTTACACTTGTATGCTATATAGCTAATTGTTATCCAAAATACAAAAATAATTTAGATTTTGTAAGTTATTACCTTTGACTCATAGCTTTGATTTAGTAAGAAACATAACTTTGCTTTATTAAAAATATGTCAGTAGTGTGTTAGTTCCGCATTACCAGTAACTTTATCGGTTTTGATTCAATTTGGCTAGCACGAGAGATCAGAACAAAGTTATGCAAAAGTCAGGTGCAAATCGGATTGCATTCAATAAACCGTTTAAGCGCTTCATGAGGAAAAGTGTACATACTGTGAAATACAATTAATTATTTGCAAACACTAATGGCTGCCCTCTGATATCCTGGTACGTTATAAATTTATTGAGAAATGCTTTTTGTTAAAAGTCTCATCGTTGACTGAGAAAAGTTATTAGTCAAAATTGATTGCTCATTTCTTGATTAAGTTAGCTAATCTAAGCGTATTCCTTCCATGGAGTTTAACTAGTAGCTTACTTCGTTCAAATCCTAATAAATAGTAAGTAGAACGCTTGCTACTACTAACATATCTTAAGATTGACATCTTATTTGACCATCAAGATATAATAGATTGCAGACAGCTAACACTGTTTATTATTAGCCATCTTGCCTAACAGATAATAGTTATTTGTAATCAATATGCTGCTCTATATAGTTTTTGCTTTCGTCGCGCTCAGTATTCTGTTGTTACTGCTGTATGTTGTGAATTTTGTATTAAGGGTGAGTGGTATTGCTGAGGAAGAACAGGAAAGATACTGAAAAAGTATGTATTTTTAAAAAAATATATATGACTTCTGACTCTACTTCTAGAGGGGGTAGCTCTTTCTATACTGAAATTTCAAACGTAGGTATAGCTGTGTAACCTCTATTACATTAATGTGCAAAGTGTAAAAGCTATTAAAATCAGACAGCTTGTCAGAGCAAAGGTTTAGTCAGTACTGAAGCAATAAACTACATAAAGTGTAATATGTGATAAATAATTTATTCTTGCAAAATAAATTAAAAACCATTAGTATAAATTGCAAAGAGTAAATGAAATAAATTCTGACTAAATAAAAAAGTTTCCCTCGCAGGATAGAACCAAGCATCTGTTATCAACGGTAAAGTACTGATGTTGGGATATTTGGTTATGCCTAAATAGCGATCACCATAAGTACTTGATTTCATATGCAAAACTTTTTGATCTACTTATCAAGATTGCCAGCATACTTAGTTAAGTAAAAATAACTATTTATAAGGTGTTGGATGAGGAGAATCGTGATTGCGAGTGCTAACAGTAGTGCAAAAGCGTGATTGAAAGTAAGTATGAATGACCTTCCAGGAAACCAGCGTTTTCAGGGTGAATTTGATTATACGCAGTTGAATCCAGAAAATCGCCTCCTTATCCAGCAACATACGCAAGAACTCAAAGAAAGACTGCAAAGAACAGCCCAAGATATTTGGGAGATCGGACAAAAATTAGCTGAAGTCCGTTCAAGACTCAAACATGGACAATTTGATAATTGGTTGAAAGCTGAATTTGGATGGAGTCGCCGTACGGCTTACAATTTTATCAACGTTTATGAAACTTTTAACGAGCGTGCAAAATTTGCACACTTCAATATCGCAACGTCAGCGCTTTATCTATTAGCCTCGCCCTCGACACCTCAGGATATCAAAGATCAGTTTATTGAAGTAGCCCAAACAGGGCAAAAAGTCACACACAAAGACATCCGCAAAGCACTCGAACGGCGCAATCAGCCACAATCAAAGCCTGCTCTTCAAGAAGAAACACAAGCAGAAACACTAGAAATTGTTGCTCAGCCGCAAATTGTCTCGATTATGCCACCAGAGGTTGAACCCGCAGCTAAAAAGCTAAAAGACACCCCTGTATCTCAACAACTGTCGTATTGGTATCTACTGGGCAGAAAGCATTTATTATTTTATGGAAATACGCGATCGCCGCAATTTATCGATCGACTTCCGCCCTCGATTCCCTTAGCCTTGGGCTTAACGGATGGAGAATGGCAGCACGATTGGTTACTCGATAAAGCAAGTGCTGTACTCATCTTACAGCTAGCAGCAGTAGACGTTAAGTTGGTACAACGACTGATTACGATGTTCTCGCAACCTGGAGAGTCAATTATCTTTCCAATTTTACCGAGTGGAGAAATCATTGCAGCTGTCCATAATTTACAACGGCTTGTCTACACCGGAGATAGCAATACCGCAGCGCTACAGCAGGCGATCGCTGAATCAGGTTTAAAGGCAGAAAGAGTCAATATTTTGTAGCTAGTAACGAGCTAATTGTCTGAAATCAATAACAATTGTTAAAAATATTGCGTAACCACTTGCTTTCTTACAAGTAGTAGTGGTACATAGTAAACACAAGTAGTGTAAGTTAGTCCGCTCTACGCACGCATCAAGAAATTGCTATGTTTGTAACACGACGCAATAAATGATCGGCGTAGCTAGTCGTATATTATCTCTAACTTAGGTGTAAATAATGAACCTAAATTAAATATTCTGATTACAGTGTATACACATCTGTTGTATCACCTTGAACTTCTGGATTTGCTTCTCGACTTGGTGAACAAACGTTATGGGAAATAGAGCCTGAAAGTCTCCCATGTCTCGGGAGATAGTTCGCCCGTCAGGTGTCCTCGTTGAGTGCAACTGACGTGTATTTAAGGAACCATGCAACTTGTTATGCTACTTCAAAGTAAATGGCTAGAGTGACTGTAACGTTACTAACAATTTATTCAAGTCGCTACAATAACTTGGGGAAGCAGTGCTGTAGCAGGGGTGTTGCTGAATGAAGAATAAATTTTTGAAATCATCAACCGTTTGCTGCCCCCTAAATCCACGCCACTTGCTACAGGGCGCGGACACCTCCGCACCGCACTGGCTCCCCCTTGGGGGACTTTAAGTGGTTCTTAGCCCCCCAGGATTGGGGGGTTGGGGGGCAATATCATACTGGATTCAGCAACGCCGTAGCAGGTAACTCTTTTATTCAGAATTTACATAAAAGGTAACTCAGGAGCATCGCGGCTAGCATAAATAATCGACAAAAGCAAATGCTTGATATCAAGCATGGCTAACTATTAGCAATGATGCAAATCTTCTTAGTAACAACTTACATCCGCTACTTTCATTTTTATGGTACTAAAATATGTACTTCTTAAAAGAACTCAAAGGGCAACTTGTCAGTAAACAAGCAACAATCGGTGTGATTGGCTTGGGTTATGTTGGTTTACCGCTACTCGTAGCTTTTGCTGAAAAAGGTTTTTCTGTCATTGGCTTTGACATTGACCAAAATAAAATTCATCAAATCGAGCAAGGTCGATCTTATATCAAACACATTCCAGGTGAACAGCTACAAAATAAGCTGATTTCCGCTACAAGTGATATGAGTCGGTTAAAAGAACCTGATGTTATTATCATTTGTGTCCCGACACCACTTAATACGCATCGCGAACCCGATTTGAGCTATGTTACTCAAACAGCCTACGAAATCGCGCATTATTTAAGAATGGGACAACTCGTTGTATTGCAAAGTACAACGTATCCTGGAACAACCGAAGAAGTCGTGTTACCAATTCTGGCGGGAACTGGTTTAGTTGTTGGCGAAGAATTTGCTTTAGCGTATTCACCTGAACGCGAAGATCCTGCTAATGCTGACTACTCAATATTTAATGTGCCAAAAGTGATTGGTGGAGTAACCCCAACGTGTCTCGATTTAGCACAAACGTTGTATAACCAGATTATTACGCAAACTGTTTCTGTTTCTTCAACTCGCACTGCCGAAGCGAGTAAGATTTTAGAGAATATTTACCGTTCAGTGAATATTGCACTCGTTAATGAGTTAAAAATTCTCTTTCATAAAATGGACATCGATGTATGGGAAGTCATCGAAGCAGCAAAAACTAAGCCTTTTGGTTTTCAAGCATTTTATCCAGGTCCTGGTTGGGGCGGACATTGTATTCCTATAGATCCGTTTTACTTGACATGGAAAGCCCGCGAGTATGACCTTTCTTTACGCTTTATTGAACTAGCTGGTGAAGTCAATACTTTAATGCCAAGCTATGTTGTCAGCCGTTTAGTGTCTGCACTGAATCATTGTGGAAAACCATTAAAAAATTCTGAAGTTTTGATTTTAGGTGTCGCTTATAAGAAAAATGTAGACGATCAACGCGAAAGCCCTGCGCTGAAAATCATTCAGCTACTGCAACAACAAGGCGCAAACGTGTCTTATCACGATCCTTATGCACCAACGTGTACAAATCATCGACATTTTCCAGAAATTAATTTACAATCCACAGCATTAACAAAAGAAAATTTAGCAACATTTGATGCGGTCATTATTACTACAGATCATGATGATGTAGATTACAAACTAATTGCTGACTACTCATCTTTAATTATTGATACGAGAAACGTTTTGGCAACAAAAGGCTTGAGAACCGCTAACACTGTAAGTGCATAAAAGTAGGTGTTGACAGTCCCCTAATTTCACAAGTGGGGGACTTTGCAAGGCTTGGTTCCCTTGAATTCTGGGGGCGCATCATACTCCTGAAAGTATATTTTTGGAAAATTATGTATTGTCAAAACAAATATATAGCAGTTGTTGGGTGTGGTTATTGGGGTAAAAATCTTGTCCGCAATTTTGCCCAACTTGGTGTCTTAAGAGTTATTTGCGATGCTAGCTATACGACAGTCAAGTTACTCAGCGAACAATTTGACGTTCCTTGCGTGACAGACTTTCAACAGGTATTATCGCTACCAGAGGTGCAAGCTGTTGTGATTGCAACGCCTGCAACAACACACGCAGATCTCGTCATGCAAGCTTTAGCAGCGGGTAAAGATGTTTTTGTTGAAAAGCCGCTAGCGTTGACTTTAGACGATGCTTTAGCAATTCAAACGCTAGCAAACAAAAGCGATCGCCTGCTGATGGTTGGGCATTTGCTGGAATATCATCCTGCATTAGTAACACTACGTCAACTCGTCGCTGATGGCAAACTTGGCAAACTGCAATACCTTTACTCGAATCGCTTAAGTTTTGGCAAAGTTCGCACCGAAGAAAATGTGTTGTGGAGTTTCGCACCGCACGATATCTGCAATATTCTGGGATTTACAGGCGAACTTCCGCGCCGCGTGCAAGCGTTTGGTAGCAGTTTTGATAGAGTTGAAGACTTTTGTACGATTAATTTAGAATTTGCTAACAATATTAAAGCGCATATTTTCGTAAGTTGGCTGCATCCGTTTAAAGAACATCGGTTAGTTGTCGTGGGCGATCGCGCAATGGCCGTTTTTGACGATGTCTCTACCGATGCTAAACTTTGTCTTTACCCGCAGCAGGTCGAATTTCAAGGTCATTTACCCATCTTGCACAAAGATGCAAAACAAATTATTCCGCTACCGCAAGCCGAACCTTTACTTTTGGAATGTCAGCATT
This window contains:
- a CDS encoding polysaccharide biosynthesis tyrosine autokinase, translated to MEVTELDLHKYWCILKRRWLPAVAAFGTVMGITYLHTLSRVPIYQAQGELLFRQDRSSSLIGLQSATQANPTTQNDTSLATEAKVIRSVPILQQALEQINEASQNTALSLESLRQGLDIVDVEGTEILQVVYRGEDPAQAALVVNQLMNIYVNKNLLNNRAAAISAGNFITAQLPKVKANLQRADLAVRNFKEKNQLTNIEQSQTALAANIERVGSQIDTVEAQLVDLNSRAQSLQRQLGMTPQQAMTIAKISQSSAIQGILTELQTVQRQITDARSRYRDDHPILDSLQEREARFKQLLQTQINQVLQGQALNNSQLQVGEIQQELISDLIAAEVERQGLISQQATLTQQQEAYLQKATHLPKLEQQQRELERELSAAQSTYEALLRSLQEIKVIENRTVGNVRIIEYAQVPSGAINASNTSALAAGSLAGLMIAGAIVYLLELTDKRIKTAKEAREIFEYKLLGTIPLFHNDSQTEREEWQVPVLAEPRSFVTESYRMLLANLKFPPSLERSSRVILVTSSAPKEGKSTTCANLAAVMALLNYKVLIIDADLRHPSQHQIWEIANHIGLMNTIAKRIGVNKKAIQPVAKNIDVLTTGTSESDLSILIDSRSMSALITQYAKQYDYLIIDTPPLSIAADASILSKVVDGVILVTRPGIADISSSRFAKEYLDQSGQNILGIVVNGIPLDNTLHSYYRHVENNTDAGSDFKPSDFIKIKDWRNTLRFFRRP
- the hepC gene encoding heterocyst development glycosyltransferase HepC, translated to MLKYKAVDSKLSILNQPRRIQLNSPRRQSQSVQGQLTIEQFQEFSLPTSEIRQYIVESLEGSAVKKVCLNPQIGEAQLGLWADAAAQARKPVFLRIPVMEALYQHDNSFPWLCKRLADFSAAALLLMLLSPLLLVLMLLVRLYSPGPIFFQQWRVGQSGQLFRIFKFRTMVADAEMQHHQVMKNQQGLHKLKHDPRITPIGRWMRKLSLDELPQLINVLRGEMSLVGPRPWALYDALRLSPDGQKRLNALPGITGEWQVRARSHLLELDVVNEIDLEYLRNWSLYRDLKIILLTIPRVIFGVGAC
- a CDS encoding DUF3102 domain-containing protein — protein: MNDLPGNQRFQGEFDYTQLNPENRLLIQQHTQELKERLQRTAQDIWEIGQKLAEVRSRLKHGQFDNWLKAEFGWSRRTAYNFINVYETFNERAKFAHFNIATSALYLLASPSTPQDIKDQFIEVAQTGQKVTHKDIRKALERRNQPQSKPALQEETQAETLEIVAQPQIVSIMPPEVEPAAKKLKDTPVSQQLSYWYLLGRKHLLFYGNTRSPQFIDRLPPSIPLALGLTDGEWQHDWLLDKASAVLILQLAAVDVKLVQRLITMFSQPGESIIFPILPSGEIIAAVHNLQRLVYTGDSNTAALQQAIAESGLKAERVNIL
- a CDS encoding nucleotide sugar dehydrogenase, with the translated sequence MYFLKELKGQLVSKQATIGVIGLGYVGLPLLVAFAEKGFSVIGFDIDQNKIHQIEQGRSYIKHIPGEQLQNKLISATSDMSRLKEPDVIIICVPTPLNTHREPDLSYVTQTAYEIAHYLRMGQLVVLQSTTYPGTTEEVVLPILAGTGLVVGEEFALAYSPEREDPANADYSIFNVPKVIGGVTPTCLDLAQTLYNQIITQTVSVSSTRTAEASKILENIYRSVNIALVNELKILFHKMDIDVWEVIEAAKTKPFGFQAFYPGPGWGGHCIPIDPFYLTWKAREYDLSLRFIELAGEVNTLMPSYVVSRLVSALNHCGKPLKNSEVLILGVAYKKNVDDQRESPALKIIQLLQQQGANVSYHDPYAPTCTNHRHFPEINLQSTALTKENLATFDAVIITTDHDDVDYKLIADYSSLIIDTRNVLATKGLRTANTVSA
- a CDS encoding Gfo/Idh/MocA family protein; this encodes MYCQNKYIAVVGCGYWGKNLVRNFAQLGVLRVICDASYTTVKLLSEQFDVPCVTDFQQVLSLPEVQAVVIATPATTHADLVMQALAAGKDVFVEKPLALTLDDALAIQTLANKSDRLLMVGHLLEYHPALVTLRQLVADGKLGKLQYLYSNRLSFGKVRTEENVLWSFAPHDICNILGFTGELPRRVQAFGSSFDRVEDFCTINLEFANNIKAHIFVSWLHPFKEHRLVVVGDRAMAVFDDVSTDAKLCLYPQQVEFQGHLPILHKDAKQIIPLPQAEPLLLECQHFLHCVQNRQQPITGIKNGIDVLTILESAQASLTTHGNMIDLKEKCFVS